From one Spiroplasma endosymbiont of Lasioglossum villosulum genomic stretch:
- a CDS encoding ISNCY family transposase, with product MERSMTMKEKYKYKIINDIIINKLSKHQAKNKLNLTIRRINQLIQIFNREGKVDFIHKSRNKISNKATNFEIKIKIINLYKTKYYNFNFQHFHEKLINEEKIKISYSTLYTILIKEKITSPKRHKNKKNNLHPTRNRRTNFGELIQMDASNHHWFGNDKPKSFLHAAIDDATGNIVGLWFDHQETLDGYYNIFYQILTNYGIPKTFYTDNRTVFGYKKKVDAGKINTENDTYTQFQKSYNDLGVEIIRTSIPQAKGRVERLFGTLQSRLISELRLNKIRNLEEANKFLKTYISTFNKQFAFPIDDTKSAMVKAPTQEEINIYLSRFSKRKTDSGSTITYYGKKYFPYKNNKVQYIQPRTDVIVLKSFINELYLSYNNQMYELKEIAQKPIIKENLIKTKKVYIPNKNHPWRYGYQ from the coding sequence ATGGAAAGAAGTATGACTATGAAAGAAAAATATAAATACAAAATTATAAATGATATTATTATTAATAAATTATCTAAACATCAAGCCAAGAATAAACTTAATCTAACTATTAGAAGAATTAACCAATTAATTCAAATTTTTAATAGAGAAGGTAAAGTTGATTTTATTCATAAATCTCGTAATAAAATTTCTAATAAGGCAACAAATTTTGAAATCAAAATTAAGATTATAAACTTGTATAAAACAAAATATTATAATTTTAATTTTCAACATTTTCATGAGAAATTAATTAATGAAGAAAAAATTAAGATTTCATATAGCACACTTTATACTATATTAATTAAAGAAAAAATTACTTCACCAAAAAGACATAAAAATAAAAAAAATAACTTACATCCAACAAGAAATCGAAGAACAAATTTTGGTGAATTAATTCAAATGGACGCCAGTAATCATCATTGATTTGGTAACGATAAACCAAAATCATTTTTACATGCTGCAATTGATGATGCTACAGGAAATATTGTTGGACTATGATTTGATCATCAAGAAACATTAGATGGTTATTATAATATTTTTTATCAAATTTTAACTAATTATGGAATACCAAAAACATTTTATACCGATAATAGAACAGTTTTTGGATATAAGAAAAAAGTTGATGCAGGAAAAATAAATACAGAAAATGACACTTATACTCAATTTCAAAAGTCCTATAATGATTTAGGTGTTGAAATAATCAGAACTTCAATTCCGCAAGCTAAAGGTCGCGTTGAACGCTTATTTGGAACACTTCAAAGTCGTTTAATTAGTGAATTACGACTTAATAAAATTAGAAATTTAGAAGAAGCTAACAAATTTCTTAAAACATACATAAGTACTTTTAATAAACAATTTGCCTTTCCTATTGATGATACTAAATCTGCTATGGTTAAAGCTCCTACACAGGAAGAAATCAATATTTATCTTTCAAGATTTTCTAAAAGAAAAACAGATAGTGGTTCAACCATAACATATTATGGTAAAAAGTATTTTCCTTATAAAAATAACAAAGTTCAATACATACAACCTAGAACTGATGTAATTGTACTTAAATCATTTATTAATGAATTATATCTTAGTTACAATAATCAAATGTATGAACTAAAAGAAATAGCACAAAAACCAATTATAAAAGAAAATTTAATAAAAACTAAAAAAGTTTATATACCCAATAAAAATCATCCTTGAAGATATGGATATCAATAA
- the plsX gene encoding phosphate acyltransferase PlsX, translated as MKIAFDVMGSDHGSLPAIAAALEVIKEFKNVEICLVGDEKQINGNLQILLKNKPLSSRITILATTQVITMNDGPLAGIRMTDSSMNQAIQLVKNKKADGILTSGSTAAYLGACHFLLGEIKGIKRPAFMPIMPTLIKDRQVVLLDVGANIENTVDELINFALMAHIYCQTIQNISRPKIGLLNIGIEESKGPEVTKATYAKLKQLTQKNEKLSFLNFHGNIEPRNVLSGDVDIIICDGYSGNIVLKSVEGMASLLFTLIKNGYKKNLWTKFLGLMSIGIFKNIKKTFDYKNTGGAQLIGINGIAFKAHGSSDKKSYYSTLKLLIRAIEQDVTNKIAKQIQEL; from the coding sequence ATGAAAATTGCTTTTGATGTAATGGGTTCAGACCATGGTAGTTTGCCCGCTATTGCTGCAGCGTTAGAAGTTATTAAAGAATTCAAAAACGTTGAAATTTGTTTAGTTGGTGATGAAAAACAAATTAATGGAAACTTGCAGATTTTATTAAAAAATAAGCCATTATCATCAAGAATAACAATACTAGCAACAACCCAAGTAATAACTATGAATGATGGTCCACTCGCTGGTATTAGAATGACTGATTCTTCTATGAATCAAGCCATTCAGTTAGTTAAAAATAAAAAAGCAGATGGGATTCTAACTTCGGGTTCAACTGCTGCCTATCTTGGTGCTTGTCATTTTTTATTAGGCGAAATCAAAGGCATTAAACGTCCGGCATTCATGCCAATTATGCCTACTTTAATAAAAGATCGACAAGTAGTATTATTGGATGTTGGAGCAAATATTGAAAACACTGTTGATGAATTAATTAATTTTGCATTAATGGCTCATATTTATTGTCAAACTATTCAAAATATTTCACGTCCTAAAATTGGTTTATTAAATATTGGCATTGAAGAAAGCAAAGGTCCAGAAGTAACTAAAGCAACATATGCTAAACTAAAACAATTAACACAAAAAAATGAAAAGTTAAGTTTTTTAAATTTTCACGGTAATATTGAACCACGAAATGTTTTAAGTGGTGATGTTGATATTATTATTTGTGATGGTTATTCAGGTAATATTGTTTTAAAATCAGTTGAAGGCATGGCATCATTATTATTTACATTAATTAAAAATGGTTATAAAAAAAATTTATGAACTAAATTTTTAGGTTTAATGTCAATTGGTATTTTTAAAAATATTAAAAAGACTTTTGATTATAAGAATACAGGTGGTGCTCAATTAATAGGTATTAATGGCATTGCTTTTAAAGCACATGGATCTAGTGATAAAAAATCTTATTATAGTACTTTAAAACTTTTAATTCGTGCTATTGAGCAAGATGTTACTAATAAAATAGCTAAACAAATTCAAGAATTATAA
- the rnc gene encoding ribonuclease III, which yields MINIEHILKSSILEKIKSNRNYREAFTHRSFSNEHNLDYSYERLEFLGDSILGENISTYIWHLFPNKDEGQLTSLRSKAVRQETLAAVAIALGLQDYLFLGNGEKNTGGQQRESILSDVFESFLAAVYLDLGNSAVKKILDLTLFELIKTNQLETIIDYKTKLQELVQAEKRDPINYKTMEQIKKDNITYFIVHVYLDNKILMGKGVGTNKKKAEQEAAKSALAKLSKSNLLISDHKKG from the coding sequence ATGATTAATATTGAACATATTTTAAAATCGAGTATTTTAGAAAAAATTAAATCTAATCGTAATTATCGTGAAGCGTTTACTCATCGTTCTTTTTCAAACGAACATAATTTAGATTATTCATATGAGCGATTAGAATTTTTGGGTGATTCGATTTTAGGGGAAAATATTTCAACTTACATTTGGCACTTATTTCCAAATAAAGATGAGGGACAATTAACAAGTTTACGTAGTAAAGCAGTTAGACAAGAAACATTGGCAGCAGTGGCAATTGCTCTAGGATTACAAGATTATTTATTTTTGGGAAATGGTGAAAAAAATACAGGTGGGCAACAACGCGAAAGTATTTTATCAGATGTTTTTGAATCATTTCTTGCTGCAGTATATCTTGATTTAGGAAATAGTGCCGTTAAAAAAATCTTAGATTTAACTTTATTTGAATTAATTAAAACTAATCAGTTAGAAACAATTATTGATTATAAAACTAAATTACAAGAATTAGTACAGGCAGAAAAAAGAGATCCTATTAATTATAAAACTATGGAACAAATTAAAAAAGATAATATTACTTATTTTATTGTTCATGTGTATTTAGATAATAAAATACTAATGGGGAAAGGAGTAGGAACAAATAAAAAGAAAGCTGAGCAAGAAGCAGCAAAGTCAGCTTTAGCAAAACTGTCAAAATCTAATTTATTAATAAGTGATCATAAGAAGGGATAA